In Halopseudomonas xinjiangensis, a single genomic region encodes these proteins:
- a CDS encoding LysR family transcriptional regulator ArgP, translating into MLDYKLLAALAAVVEQGGFERAAQALALSQSAVSQRVKLLEARVGAPVLVRASPPRATPAGQRLLNHVQQVRLLERDLRSELPIMDEDHAVPRLRIAINADSLATWWAEAIGSLCRDEHLLLDLLVDDQDVGLRRMRAGEVAGCVCSSAEPVAGARSVRLGVMRYVAVASPGFVHGELQGGADCARLVRVPAIVFGPDDQLQHRFLAALGMTGDFAHHLCPSSDGFVRMLRAGVGWGMVPALQIADQLASGELVELVPECSVEVPLYWHYWRHGGGLLERLTQQLTAQASHLLS; encoded by the coding sequence ATGCTGGATTACAAGCTTCTGGCGGCACTGGCGGCGGTGGTGGAGCAGGGCGGCTTCGAGCGGGCGGCGCAGGCGCTGGCGTTGTCGCAGTCAGCCGTGTCGCAGCGAGTCAAGCTGCTCGAAGCGCGAGTCGGTGCGCCGGTGCTGGTGCGCGCCTCGCCGCCGCGCGCGACACCCGCCGGTCAGCGCTTGCTCAACCACGTGCAACAGGTGCGCTTGCTGGAGCGCGACCTGCGGTCCGAACTGCCGATCATGGACGAAGATCACGCCGTGCCTCGCTTGCGTATAGCTATCAACGCTGACAGCCTCGCCACCTGGTGGGCCGAGGCGATCGGCTCGCTTTGCCGGGACGAGCATCTGTTGCTGGATCTGCTGGTGGATGATCAGGATGTCGGACTGCGCCGGATGCGCGCCGGCGAGGTGGCGGGCTGCGTCTGTTCCAGCGCCGAGCCGGTAGCCGGGGCGCGGTCGGTTCGGCTGGGCGTCATGCGCTATGTTGCAGTAGCCAGCCCAGGATTCGTTCATGGCGAGCTGCAGGGTGGCGCTGACTGTGCGCGCCTGGTCCGCGTTCCGGCGATCGTCTTCGGTCCCGATGACCAGCTCCAACATCGCTTCCTCGCTGCCCTGGGCATGACCGGAGACTTTGCTCATCACCTGTGCCCATCATCCGACGGTTTCGTCCGCATGCTGCGCGCCGGCGTCGGTTGGGGCATGGTGCCAGCGCTGCAGATTGCCGATCAGCTCGCCAGCGGAGAGCTGGTGGAGCTGGTCCCAGAGTGTAGCGTCGAGGTGCCCTTGTACTGGCACTACTGGCGTCACGGCGGCGGGTTGCTGGAGCGCTTGACACAGCAACTGACGGCGCAGGCTTCGCATCTGCTCAGCTGA
- a CDS encoding saccharopine dehydrogenase family protein, giving the protein MQPWMIYGANGYTGQLVAREAARQGLRPVLGGRRRAAIEALAQELGLESRIFDLKDPQAARQGVAGMRVIAHCAGPFSATSEPMLDACLAEGSHYLDITGEIDVFVAAHDRHAEAVAAEIVVCPGVGFDVVPTDCIAATLKAELPDADRLALGFDSRSGLSPGTAKTSVEGLREGGKVRIDGEIRRVPLAYQSRHIDFGNGTKSAVSIPWGDVATAWFSTGIENIEVFVPMAPSAAVRLRRLDWIQPLLALGPVQSLLKRYVGKRIVGPDAAQRESACTYVWGEAQNPSGRKVTARVRTANGYNVTVNGVLMAVRHLLEAEAPRPGYFTPSRLLGSRCVERLPGSDSIVIS; this is encoded by the coding sequence ATGCAACCCTGGATGATCTACGGAGCGAACGGATACACCGGGCAACTGGTTGCTCGTGAGGCGGCTCGTCAGGGCTTGCGTCCCGTACTTGGCGGGCGCCGACGTGCTGCGATCGAAGCGCTGGCACAAGAGCTCGGCCTGGAATCACGCATATTCGATCTGAAAGACCCGCAGGCGGCGCGGCAGGGCGTCGCCGGGATGCGCGTCATCGCTCACTGCGCCGGTCCGTTCTCCGCGACCAGCGAGCCGATGCTCGACGCCTGCCTCGCCGAGGGCTCGCATTATCTGGACATTACCGGCGAGATCGACGTGTTCGTCGCCGCCCATGATCGACACGCCGAGGCGGTCGCCGCTGAAATAGTGGTCTGCCCCGGGGTCGGTTTCGATGTAGTACCGACAGACTGCATTGCCGCCACGCTGAAAGCCGAGTTACCCGATGCGGACCGGCTCGCGTTGGGGTTCGACTCGCGCAGCGGGCTCTCCCCGGGGACCGCAAAAACATCGGTCGAAGGCTTGCGTGAAGGCGGCAAGGTACGGATCGATGGGGAGATACGCCGGGTGCCGCTCGCCTATCAGAGCCGCCATATCGACTTCGGCAACGGGACGAAGTCCGCGGTGTCGATTCCCTGGGGTGACGTGGCGACAGCCTGGTTTTCTACGGGTATCGAGAACATCGAAGTCTTCGTACCGATGGCTCCCAGCGCCGCGGTGCGCCTACGCCGCCTGGACTGGATTCAACCGTTGCTGGCACTCGGCCCGGTTCAGTCGCTGCTCAAGCGCTATGTCGGCAAGCGCATCGTCGGTCCCGACGCAGCGCAACGCGAGAGCGCATGCACCTACGTCTGGGGCGAAGCGCAGAACCCGTCCGGGCGCAAGGTGACCGCACGGGTGCGCACCGCAAACGGCTACAACGTCACCGTTAACGGCGTACTGATGGCGGTACGCCATCTACTCGAAGCCGAAGCGCCTCGCCCGGGCTATTTCACCCCGTCCCGGCTGCTCGGTAGCCGTTGTGTCGAACGATTGCCCGGCTCGGACAGCATCGTCATCAGCTGA
- a CDS encoding NAD-dependent epimerase/dehydratase family protein: protein MRILVTGASGFIGGRFAAQALDAGFEVRCNGRRTEPMEWLARRGGECVSGDLGDAEFAARLAHDCEAIVHCAEAVGTWGSYQHFHQANVTVTEHMLDSARRNGVRRFVHLSSPSIYFDGKDHRDIKEDFVPRRFFDHYGATKYMADQAVFLAGRVGLEVIALRPRFVIGAGDASIFPRLLRAHGAGRLRIVGKGQNRVDLTPVENVADAMLLALKAPDAALGRAYNISNGAPVRFWPTFNHLLQRLDLPPLTRHVPFRLAYAMAALAEWRAAREPGQPEPPVSRLGMAVMARDFNLDISAARHMLGYQPRVSTDEGLEGFAAWWQAGTPSSE from the coding sequence ATGCGAATTCTGGTAACAGGAGCCAGCGGCTTCATTGGCGGGCGGTTCGCCGCGCAGGCGCTCGATGCGGGGTTCGAGGTGCGCTGCAATGGTCGTCGGACCGAGCCGATGGAGTGGCTGGCGCGACGAGGAGGCGAATGCGTAAGCGGCGACCTGGGCGACGCCGAGTTCGCCGCACGTCTTGCGCATGATTGCGAAGCCATCGTTCACTGCGCCGAAGCGGTCGGCACCTGGGGCAGCTATCAGCATTTCCATCAGGCCAATGTCACCGTCACCGAGCATATGCTCGACAGCGCGCGGCGCAATGGCGTGCGACGCTTTGTGCATCTCTCATCGCCGTCCATCTATTTCGATGGCAAGGATCACCGCGATATCAAGGAGGACTTCGTACCACGCCGCTTCTTTGATCACTACGGCGCGACCAAGTACATGGCCGACCAGGCAGTGTTTCTCGCCGGTCGCGTTGGCCTTGAAGTCATCGCCCTGCGCCCGCGCTTCGTCATCGGCGCAGGGGACGCATCGATCTTTCCGCGGCTGCTGCGAGCTCACGGTGCCGGTCGGCTGCGCATCGTCGGCAAGGGCCAGAACCGGGTCGACCTGACGCCGGTGGAGAACGTGGCGGATGCCATGCTCCTGGCGCTGAAAGCACCCGATGCCGCGTTGGGGCGCGCCTATAACATCAGCAACGGCGCGCCGGTCCGGTTCTGGCCGACCTTTAACCACCTGCTGCAGCGGCTGGATCTCCCGCCGCTGACCAGACATGTGCCGTTTCGTCTGGCCTATGCCATGGCAGCACTGGCCGAATGGCGGGCCGCGCGTGAACCCGGCCAGCCGGAGCCGCCGGTCTCGCGGCTGGGCATGGCGGTGATGGCACGCGATTTCAACCTGGACATTTCCGCTGCCAGGCACATGCTTGGCTATCAGCCTAGGGTGTCCACGGACGAAGGTCTCGAAGGCTTCGCTGCCTGGTGGCAGGCGGGCACGCCTAGTTCCGAATGA
- a CDS encoding acyl carrier protein phosphodiesterase, whose product MNFLAHLYLGPRDPERLLGSMLGDFVKGPIGSMQLPAGVREGIWLHRQIDAFTDAHPLVALSKRRVSPLRRRFAGIMVDMFYDHMLARHWQRFEAVSLSAFTDQAYADLLANQHLMPDRARLVITRMATHDWLGSYVHVESLHQALDNMARRFSRQTSLPGGAAELEAEYTGFEADFLAFMPEVTAFASAQAARLESEGEALVSAPSSRPNT is encoded by the coding sequence ATGAATTTCCTCGCGCACCTGTATCTGGGGCCGCGCGATCCTGAGCGTCTGCTCGGCAGCATGCTCGGTGACTTCGTCAAGGGACCGATAGGGAGCATGCAGTTACCTGCCGGGGTACGCGAGGGAATCTGGTTGCACCGGCAGATCGATGCTTTCACCGATGCGCATCCGCTGGTAGCTCTGAGCAAGAGGCGCGTCAGTCCGCTGCGTCGCCGCTTCGCCGGCATCATGGTCGACATGTTTTATGACCATATGCTCGCCAGGCACTGGCAGCGTTTCGAAGCCGTGTCGCTTTCGGCGTTCACTGACCAGGCGTATGCAGACTTGCTAGCCAATCAGCATCTGATGCCTGATCGCGCCCGGTTGGTCATTACGCGGATGGCAACCCATGACTGGCTCGGCTCGTACGTTCACGTCGAATCGCTGCACCAGGCGCTGGATAACATGGCGCGTCGGTTCAGCCGGCAAACCAGCCTGCCAGGCGGGGCAGCCGAACTGGAGGCGGAGTACACCGGGTTCGAGGCTGACTTCCTGGCATTCATGCCCGAGGTGACCGCGTTTGCCTCGGCTCAGGCGGCGCGTCTGGAGAGTGAAGGGGAGGCATTGGTGTCGGCGCCGTCTTCGAGGCCCAACACCTGA
- a CDS encoding lysophospholipid acyltransferase family protein: MAGLAALLTRLVPAQTQAIRSRLSQVWMSGLVSLLPLRVRCLGALPRQPSLWLSNHVSWVDIVLLGRLAPLHFLSKAEVAAWPVIGWLAKGAGTLFIQRGTGAATSLNDQLSGMLAAGHSLMIFPEGTTTAGDRVRTFHGRLLGCAVETGAPVQPVAIAYRRCGERDSVAPFINDDEFTAHLWRLLGSERIDVEIHLLPPLRAGSAPRNQLAREARASVIQVLGLEDGADTNASPSLSRRAA; this comes from the coding sequence ATGGCTGGTCTGGCCGCCCTGCTGACGCGGCTTGTTCCTGCACAGACGCAGGCGATCAGATCACGGCTTTCGCAGGTATGGATGAGCGGCTTGGTCAGCTTGCTGCCGTTACGCGTGCGCTGCCTCGGCGCGCTGCCTCGGCAGCCCTCGCTCTGGTTGAGCAACCACGTGTCCTGGGTAGACATCGTACTGCTCGGCAGGTTGGCTCCACTGCACTTCTTGTCCAAGGCAGAAGTCGCTGCCTGGCCGGTGATCGGCTGGCTGGCAAAAGGCGCCGGTACGCTGTTCATTCAGCGCGGAACCGGCGCGGCGACCTCGCTCAACGATCAGCTCAGCGGCATGCTCGCAGCCGGGCACAGTCTGATGATCTTCCCCGAAGGCACTACCACCGCCGGAGACAGAGTGCGTACCTTCCACGGTCGATTGCTCGGGTGTGCAGTGGAAACGGGCGCGCCAGTGCAACCGGTGGCGATCGCCTACAGGCGTTGCGGCGAACGGGACAGCGTCGCGCCCTTCATCAATGACGATGAGTTCACTGCCCACCTGTGGCGCCTGCTTGGCAGCGAACGGATCGACGTAGAGATTCACCTGCTGCCGCCCCTGCGAGCCGGCAGTGCGCCGCGCAACCAGCTGGCGCGCGAAGCGCGCGCGTCCGTCATTCAGGTGTTGGGCCTCGAAGACGGCGCCGACACCAATGCCTCCCCTTCACTCTCCAGACGCGCCGCCTGA
- a CDS encoding GNAT family N-acetyltransferase: MTHAAVALEQTPTRHLVVELASDQETLREAQRLRFRVFGEECGANLHDADGGLDQDRFDLYCEHLVVRDLFTGQLVATTRLLDSQRSQQAGGFYSEGEFQLVGLTALRGDILEIGRTCVHPDYRNGATISVLWAGLAQVMNERRYEYLMGCASIDMSDGGVQAHAIMQRLRDRYLSRDHLNAIPRLPVPELDLPANVTAQLPPLLKAYMRLGAKICGEPCWDPDFNVADVFILLRREQLCPRYAKHFKAACE, translated from the coding sequence ATGACTCACGCCGCAGTAGCACTCGAGCAAACCCCTACTCGCCACCTTGTGGTCGAACTCGCCAGCGATCAGGAAACCCTTCGCGAAGCCCAACGACTGCGTTTCCGGGTGTTCGGCGAAGAATGCGGGGCGAACCTGCATGACGCAGACGGCGGGCTTGATCAGGACCGCTTCGATCTGTACTGCGAGCACCTGGTGGTTCGTGATCTATTTACCGGACAACTGGTCGCAACCACTCGGTTGCTCGACAGCCAGCGGTCGCAACAGGCTGGTGGCTTCTATAGCGAAGGCGAGTTTCAATTGGTCGGCCTGACCGCCCTGCGCGGCGACATTCTCGAGATCGGCCGCACCTGCGTGCACCCCGACTACCGCAACGGCGCCACCATCTCCGTACTCTGGGCAGGTCTGGCGCAGGTAATGAACGAGCGGCGCTACGAATACCTTATGGGTTGTGCCAGCATCGACATGAGCGACGGCGGAGTGCAGGCGCACGCGATCATGCAACGGCTGCGTGATCGGTATCTCAGCCGCGACCACCTGAACGCGATTCCCCGCCTGCCGGTGCCCGAGCTTGACCTGCCGGCAAACGTGACCGCGCAGCTGCCGCCGCTGCTCAAGGCTTACATGCGCCTGGGTGCGAAAATCTGCGGCGAGCCATGCTGGGATCCGGATTTCAACGTGGCCGACGTGTTCATCCTGCTGCGCCGCGAACAGCTGTGTCCTCGCTATGCCAAGCACTTCAAGGCAGCGTGCGAGTGA
- a CDS encoding oxygen-binding di-iron domain-containing protein — protein sequence MARTARVLFDNGPHKVLCFDQLVTGDGVQSNQFLIIDHNQHALLDPGGDLTYMPLSLAVSDYIPLRELTYVFASHQDPDIIASLDKWFLHTGCKVVCSKLWARFLPHLSAAYLTRHHGQSTTDRMIAVPDRGQLIPLGETVIKALPAHFLHSVGNLQFFDPVSRILFSGDMGASLVDDAEPVADFTAHLPSMEGFHRRYMAGNKACRLWANMVRQLNPSMIVPQHGRPFVGPAMINAFLDWISQLQCGLDLLEQDDYSIPC from the coding sequence ATGGCCCGCACAGCTCGCGTCCTGTTCGACAACGGACCGCACAAGGTACTCTGCTTCGATCAACTGGTGACCGGCGACGGCGTCCAGTCCAACCAGTTTCTGATCATCGACCATAACCAGCATGCCCTGCTCGATCCGGGTGGTGATCTGACTTACATGCCGTTGTCGCTGGCGGTAAGCGATTATATTCCGCTGCGCGAACTGACCTACGTGTTCGCCTCTCACCAGGATCCGGACATCATCGCATCACTGGACAAATGGTTCCTGCACACCGGATGCAAGGTGGTTTGCTCGAAATTATGGGCACGCTTTCTGCCCCATCTTTCGGCTGCGTATCTGACCAGGCACCATGGCCAAAGCACCACCGACCGGATGATCGCCGTGCCGGATCGCGGTCAGTTGATCCCGCTCGGCGAGACCGTGATCAAGGCGCTTCCGGCGCACTTCCTGCATTCGGTGGGCAACTTGCAGTTCTTCGACCCTGTCAGCCGGATCCTGTTTTCCGGCGACATGGGTGCCTCGCTGGTAGACGACGCCGAGCCGGTCGCCGATTTCACAGCGCATCTGCCGAGCATGGAGGGCTTTCACCGTCGCTACATGGCGGGGAACAAGGCATGCCGATTGTGGGCCAATATGGTTCGGCAGTTGAATCCGAGCATGATCGTCCCGCAGCACGGGCGACCATTTGTCGGGCCTGCTATGATCAATGCGTTCCTCGACTGGATCAGCCAGCTGCAGTGCGGGCTGGATCTGCTCGAGCAGGACGACTATTCCATACCCTGTTAA
- a CDS encoding phospholipase D-like domain-containing protein: protein MAGPVYPWRKDNRFELLIDGTVFFPRIIREMEQACRTIDVELYLVSSGESSDRVIATLIEAVERGVRVRCLLDSLGSHEMDSDDRQRLLDAGVELRFYNPLRLFHWVGNFHRDHRKLLLVDEQLAFVGGTGFTDEFCQPVEGGFCPWHEQMLAVQGPVVSDWLDLFERQWKASGSGWRRKPTGTGKASIPRTPETGDGWARVTYADASSQQEVLQSLFATVARAERRVWLATPYFLPAWRVRRSLMRAARRGVDVRLLLSGPKHDHPSIRYAGQRFYARLLRSGVRIYEFQPRFLHLKTVLVDDWVSLGSCNFDNWSLHWNLEANQNAIDSALAQAVQQSFEVDFQDSFEWTRAAWKSLSLWHRLKIRVWSSLNRLVSIWFSIRR from the coding sequence ATGGCTGGCCCTGTATATCCGTGGCGCAAGGATAACCGCTTCGAACTGCTCATAGACGGCACCGTCTTCTTCCCCCGCATCATCCGGGAGATGGAGCAGGCGTGCCGGACCATCGACGTAGAGTTGTATCTGGTCAGCAGTGGAGAGAGTAGCGATCGGGTGATCGCCACGCTGATCGAAGCGGTGGAGCGTGGCGTGCGGGTGCGCTGTCTGCTCGACAGTCTGGGTAGTCACGAAATGGACAGCGATGACCGCCAACGCCTGCTGGACGCCGGCGTCGAGCTGCGCTTCTACAACCCGCTACGGCTGTTCCATTGGGTTGGCAACTTCCACCGTGATCACCGCAAGCTGCTACTGGTCGACGAACAACTGGCTTTCGTGGGCGGTACCGGCTTTACCGATGAGTTCTGTCAGCCCGTTGAAGGCGGCTTCTGCCCCTGGCACGAGCAGATGCTGGCCGTTCAGGGTCCGGTGGTCAGCGACTGGCTTGACCTGTTCGAACGGCAGTGGAAGGCGTCCGGTTCCGGTTGGCGTCGCAAGCCGACCGGAACCGGCAAAGCCAGCATCCCCCGTACGCCGGAGACCGGGGACGGCTGGGCTCGGGTTACCTACGCCGATGCAAGTTCACAGCAGGAGGTTCTGCAATCGTTGTTCGCGACCGTGGCGCGTGCCGAGCGGCGCGTCTGGCTGGCGACGCCCTACTTTCTGCCTGCGTGGCGTGTCCGCCGCTCCTTGATGCGCGCGGCGCGGCGCGGCGTCGATGTGCGCCTGCTGCTCAGCGGTCCGAAGCACGACCATCCTTCGATTCGCTACGCCGGGCAGAGATTCTACGCACGGCTTCTCAGGTCAGGGGTGCGCATCTATGAATTCCAGCCGCGGTTTTTGCATTTGAAAACGGTTCTGGTTGATGACTGGGTCAGTCTCGGCTCGTGCAATTTCGATAACTGGAGCCTGCACTGGAATCTCGAGGCGAACCAGAACGCCATCGATTCGGCTCTTGCTCAGGCAGTGCAGCAAAGCTTTGAAGTCGACTTCCAAGACAGCTTCGAATGGACTCGTGCTGCCTGGAAGTCGCTGTCGCTCTGGCACCGATTGAAGATTCGCGTCTGGTCAAGCCTCAACCGGCTGGTGTCGATCTGGTTCAGTATTCGCCGTTGA
- a CDS encoding enoyl-CoA hydratase has protein sequence MSEHLLEERNEAVLTLTMHRPDKKNALTRDMYGAMATAINAAQEDASIRAVIIRGSAECFTSGNDVSDFLNAPASEPESPVYRFLKAICHADKPLIAAVNGPAVGVGTTMLLHCDLIYVAENARLKMPFVNLGLCPEAGSSFLLPRLLGHPRTAELLLLGEEISGSRAVEFGLANQALPAGQPVFDAAMSAARRIAELPPESMRLTKQLIKRGVADVASRVMDEEGEHFSKLLGGPEAREALAAFMQKRKPVFN, from the coding sequence GTGAGCGAGCACCTGTTGGAAGAGCGTAACGAGGCGGTCCTGACCCTGACCATGCACCGCCCGGACAAGAAGAATGCCCTGACCCGGGACATGTACGGAGCGATGGCCACCGCCATCAACGCAGCACAGGAAGACGCCAGCATCCGCGCCGTAATCATACGGGGCAGTGCCGAATGCTTCACCAGCGGCAACGATGTCAGCGATTTTCTCAACGCCCCGGCAAGCGAACCGGAAAGCCCGGTGTATCGATTCCTGAAGGCGATCTGTCACGCGGACAAACCACTGATCGCTGCGGTGAACGGGCCTGCGGTGGGTGTCGGCACCACCATGCTGCTGCACTGCGATCTGATTTATGTCGCCGAGAACGCCCGACTGAAGATGCCGTTCGTCAACCTTGGCCTTTGCCCCGAGGCGGGCTCCAGCTTCCTTCTGCCGCGCCTGCTAGGACATCCGCGTACCGCCGAACTTCTGCTGCTGGGTGAAGAGATCAGTGGGTCGCGTGCGGTCGAATTCGGCCTGGCCAACCAGGCACTGCCTGCCGGCCAACCGGTATTCGATGCGGCCATGTCTGCCGCTCGTCGCATCGCCGAGCTGCCCCCGGAATCCATGCGCCTGACCAAGCAACTGATCAAGCGCGGCGTGGCGGATGTGGCGTCGCGGGTGATGGATGAGGAAGGTGAACACTTCTCCAAGCTGCTCGGCGGACCTGAGGCTCGCGAAGCGCTCGCTGCGTTCATGCAGAAGCGCAAGCCGGTGTTCAACTGA
- a CDS encoding 2Fe-2S iron-sulfur cluster-binding protein → MSEVRVAGQKLVVEPGANLLDALQSAGLPVASSCRAGHCQTCLVRSESEAVPASARAGLSAAQQQAGWLLSCQCTVAADLEVQLLDPSRDATPATVHSVDRLAPSLVRLRLVAQRPMRFAPAQHLTIWLNDRLARPYSIASLASDPWLEFHIRVHPHGVFSQAISRVEAGETVHLGAASGHLQFDTQWLDVPLLLLARGSGLAPLQALARDALDRGHRQGIALWHWHSDADNGCYLGDALLELQHANPSLVLQFRHASQLSQDLKTLRIASRRTVALAAGSPSFVEQLRRPLFMAGLPGRQIIDEAFATSKA, encoded by the coding sequence ATGTCTGAAGTCAGGGTCGCCGGACAGAAGCTCGTGGTCGAGCCCGGAGCGAACCTGCTCGATGCGTTGCAGAGTGCCGGACTGCCGGTCGCTTCCTCGTGCCGCGCCGGGCATTGCCAGACCTGCCTGGTACGCAGCGAATCGGAAGCTGTTCCCGCCTCGGCGCGCGCCGGATTGAGCGCGGCCCAACAGCAGGCCGGCTGGCTGTTGAGTTGCCAGTGCACCGTCGCGGCTGATCTCGAGGTGCAACTGCTCGATCCCTCCCGCGACGCCACGCCCGCTACCGTACACAGCGTGGACCGGCTTGCTCCGTCGCTGGTTCGCCTGCGTCTGGTTGCGCAACGACCGATGCGCTTCGCCCCCGCCCAGCACCTTACAATCTGGTTGAATGACAGGCTCGCGCGACCTTACTCGATCGCCAGTCTGGCAAGCGATCCGTGGCTGGAGTTTCATATTCGCGTCCATCCGCACGGGGTTTTCTCACAAGCGATCAGTCGGGTCGAAGCTGGTGAGACTGTGCATCTGGGCGCAGCATCCGGGCATCTGCAGTTCGATACTCAATGGCTGGACGTGCCCCTACTGCTGCTCGCCAGGGGTTCCGGCCTCGCCCCACTCCAGGCCCTCGCCCGCGACGCGCTCGACAGGGGGCACCGACAGGGCATTGCATTATGGCATTGGCATTCCGATGCTGATAATGGCTGCTATCTCGGCGATGCGCTGCTAGAACTGCAGCATGCAAACCCGTCGCTGGTGTTGCAGTTTCGCCACGCCAGCCAACTGTCGCAGGATTTGAAGACACTGCGCATTGCCTCGCGGCGCACAGTCGCGCTGGCCGCCGGAAGCCCTTCTTTCGTCGAGCAGTTGCGTCGGCCGCTGTTCATGGCCGGCTTGCCGGGTCGGCAGATCATTGACGAAGCCTTCGCCACCAGCAAGGCCTGA
- a CDS encoding GGDEF domain-containing protein has protein sequence MIAKDSKESRNQALRLQRFYLAQISYIISYSVVAVAWLVGQYNGEMWHAASHVALGLATQGAFFAMFITGMNLRFRDPSLTSPQIAVATILVTYLLSQTTDIRGSLLMLYPLSLLFGVFMLSMRSFIMHAAFALACYTLLLTYEINLGSHNRELSASLLEWLILACFLTWLCLFGSYVRELQERLQRRHQTLQVHQETLKGMMGQLQSLAATDALTGLANRRHFLNEAERRIHLLGPPRTLGLALIDLDHFKRINDRFGHAVGDEVLRGFAELAKANLRGDDLIARFGGEEFILILGNSDMATLTHCVERIREAFARMQFPGLPEEMRCTLSAGLCLIRADDDLEGCIQQADQALYLAKENGRNRSEAYQHVHV, from the coding sequence GTGATAGCGAAGGATTCGAAGGAAAGCAGGAATCAGGCGCTGCGTTTACAGCGCTTCTATCTTGCGCAGATCAGTTACATCATCAGCTATTCGGTGGTAGCGGTGGCCTGGCTGGTCGGACAGTACAACGGTGAGATGTGGCACGCAGCAAGCCACGTCGCACTGGGACTTGCCACCCAAGGCGCTTTTTTCGCGATGTTCATCACCGGGATGAATCTGCGCTTCAGGGATCCCAGCCTGACCAGCCCGCAGATAGCCGTCGCCACCATACTGGTGACCTATCTTCTGTCTCAGACCACTGACATACGCGGCAGCCTGCTAATGCTCTACCCACTGAGCCTGCTGTTCGGCGTGTTCATGCTGTCGATGCGCTCGTTCATCATGCACGCGGCGTTTGCCCTCGCCTGCTATACGCTCCTGCTGACTTATGAGATCAACCTCGGCTCGCACAATCGCGAGCTGTCGGCGAGCCTGCTGGAATGGTTAATTCTCGCCTGCTTTCTGACCTGGCTGTGCCTGTTCGGCTCGTATGTGCGGGAGTTGCAGGAGCGTCTTCAGCGGCGCCACCAGACGCTGCAGGTGCATCAGGAAACGCTCAAGGGCATGATGGGTCAGCTACAAAGCCTGGCAGCCACCGACGCCTTGACCGGCCTGGCGAACCGCAGGCATTTTCTCAACGAGGCCGAGCGCAGGATTCACTTGCTTGGCCCGCCGCGTACGCTGGGGCTGGCACTGATTGATCTGGATCATTTCAAGCGCATCAATGACCGTTTCGGCCATGCGGTCGGCGACGAAGTCTTGCGCGGCTTCGCCGAACTGGCCAAGGCCAATCTGCGTGGCGACGACCTGATAGCGCGTTTTGGCGGAGAGGAATTCATTCTGATACTCGGTAACAGCGATATGGCGACGCTTACCCATTGCGTTGAACGCATCCGCGAGGCGTTCGCGCGGATGCAGTTTCCCGGCCTGCCCGAGGAGATGCGCTGCACGCTGTCGGCCGGCCTCTGCCTGATACGCGCCGATGACGATCTGGAGGGATGCATCCAGCAGGCCGACCAGGCCCTGTACCTGGCCAAGGAAAACGGCCGTAACCGCAGCGAAGCGTATCAGCACGTCCATGTCTGA